In Sphingomonas sp. LT1P40, the following are encoded in one genomic region:
- a CDS encoding alpha-ketoglutarate-dependent dioxygenase AlkB translates to MLDLFDAPIVPGLALRGDFLSAADEADLVVHINAENLSPFKFQQWTGKRLTRSYGWSYDFESGSFAPAEPIPDWLLTVKARAAQVAGLRPDDLVQALLIRYDPGAGIGWHKDRPVFEHVVGISLGNAATLRLRRRTATGFERAKTELAPRSIYHLSGEARHHWEHSVAAMSVPRWSVTFRSLSDRGRRA, encoded by the coding sequence ATGCTCGACCTGTTCGACGCCCCGATTGTTCCAGGGCTTGCTCTTCGCGGCGACTTCCTGTCCGCCGCCGACGAAGCGGACCTCGTCGTGCACATCAATGCGGAGAACTTGAGCCCTTTCAAGTTCCAGCAATGGACCGGCAAGCGCCTCACGCGCAGCTACGGCTGGAGCTATGATTTCGAGAGCGGCAGCTTTGCACCGGCCGAGCCGATCCCGGACTGGCTGCTGACCGTGAAGGCGCGCGCCGCGCAGGTCGCAGGTCTTCGGCCCGACGATCTCGTCCAGGCGCTGCTCATCCGCTACGACCCGGGCGCCGGGATCGGATGGCACAAGGATCGGCCGGTGTTCGAGCATGTCGTCGGTATTTCGCTCGGCAATGCTGCCACGCTTCGACTGCGTCGCCGCACCGCGACCGGCTTCGAACGGGCCAAGACCGAACTGGCGCCGCGATCGATCTACCATCTTTCTGGCGAAGCCCGGCATCATTGGGAGCATAGCGTTGCGGCGATGAGCGTGCCGCGCTGGTCGGTCACCTTCCGCAGTCTGTCGGACAGGGGACGGCGGGCG
- a CDS encoding DksA/TraR family C4-type zinc finger protein, with protein sequence MANGWAPDGAVQEQIEDSVKDALAIARARMPSGEGLDDCEECGEPIPPARRAALPGARTCVACQSARDKRPSFVGINRRGSKDSQLR encoded by the coding sequence ATGGCCAATGGCTGGGCGCCCGACGGCGCGGTTCAGGAGCAGATCGAAGACAGCGTGAAAGACGCGCTGGCCATCGCTCGGGCGCGCATGCCCTCGGGCGAGGGGCTCGACGACTGCGAGGAATGCGGCGAGCCTATTCCGCCGGCACGTCGCGCAGCGCTGCCGGGCGCTCGCACCTGCGTCGCTTGTCAGTCGGCTCGCGACAAGCGACCGAGTTTTGTCGGCATCAACCGGCGCGGCAGCAAGGACAGCCAGTTGCGCTGA
- a CDS encoding thermonuclease family protein, whose product MTFRFSFAIATTLRACAWASPALANPDRCEGALPRKGATFSGVVRYVDDGDGLCAARAGRPNRWIEIRLIDFYAPELHERGGRDAKRRLARAAMGKVLVCRVGRRSYDRLLAPCTFAGRSLGNVLRRTGGTEGGRGMR is encoded by the coding sequence ATGACATTTCGATTTTCCTTCGCCATCGCGACGACTCTCCGCGCCTGCGCCTGGGCGTCGCCAGCGCTCGCGAATCCAGATCGATGCGAAGGCGCGCTGCCGCGCAAGGGTGCGACCTTCAGCGGCGTCGTACGCTATGTTGACGATGGCGATGGCCTTTGCGCAGCACGGGCAGGCCGGCCAAATCGCTGGATCGAGATCCGCCTAATCGATTTTTACGCGCCCGAACTGCACGAGCGCGGTGGCCGAGATGCCAAGCGCAGACTCGCGCGCGCGGCGATGGGAAAGGTGCTCGTCTGCCGGGTCGGTCGGCGCAGCTACGATCGCCTCTTGGCGCCATGTACGTTCGCGGGGCGCTCGCTCGGGAACGTGCTGCGCCGGACCGGTGGCACGGAAGGCGGACGAGGCATGCGGTGA